The following nucleotide sequence is from Streptomyces sp. 6-11-2.
GGTCCGCCCCGTCGCCCGTGCTCTCGTTCGCATGCTCGCGCACGGCGGCACGGCGGCACGGCGGCACCGCGGCCCGGCGGCGCGCGGCCCGCGCCCTGCTCGGCCTCGGCCCCGGCGCGACACCCTCCGGGGACGACTTCCTGTGCGGGCTGCTGCTCGCCGCCCAGGTGCAGCGGCGCCCGCCGGACTGGCTCGCGGCACTCGCACATATCGCGGCAGAGGCGGACAGGCTGACGCCGCCGGTCTCCGCGGCCCTTCTCCGGTAGACCGCCGAAGGCCTGTGCATCCCTCAGGTCGCGGCGCTGCTGCGGGCCGCCGCTACCGGTGGCGACCCGTCCGGCCCGGTCACCGCCCTGCTCGCCGTCGGCCACAGTTCGGGGTGCGACCTGCTGCACGGTCTGTGCGCGGGAGCGCGTCTGGCGACCCGCGCCCGCGACGGGGTCAGGCCCCGATCCACACCGTCGTGATGACGCAGAACCCCTTGACGCCGCGGTCCGACGGCTCGTGCCCGGACCCGGACCGCTCGGCGTCGCCGAAGGGGCCCGCGGCCGAAGCCGATCACCACCCGCACCGAACGGATCACGGGGCAGCGGCCCGGCCGCGCAGGCCTCGCCCTCCTCCGCCTTCGCATCCTCCTGCGGTGACCGCCACGCAGCGCGACCACCGATTTCTGGACAGAGCCATTCGCTGGACAGTCCTTCCACCCGAATGGAGGCGAAAACCGCTGGGCCGGACGCGCGGCGCGCGAACTTGGGTAATTCTTTACAGCGGGCCGGGAGTCGACGGCCGCGGCCCGGAACCCGGCGGTCGGGGCGAGGCTCGTAGGCGTGTACCCGGAAGGCAAAGCCGGTCCGAACCGACGGGGCGGGCGGCGCCGACCAGGATGCGGACGGGCTGACCCTGTTCCGCACGTGACACACGCTCGTCCCCTAGCTGAACACAAACTGGTTCGCCGGGATCGGCTGCGAGAGGCCGCAGGTGAGCGGGCTCGGCCCGGAGGCCGGACGCGGGAGGTAACACATGTGCGGGATCACCGGCTGGGTGTCCTTCGACCGTGATCTGAGGTCCGAGAGCGCGACCTTGGACGCGATGACCGAGACCATGTCCTGCCGGGGCCCGGACGACTGCGGCACCTGGGCCGAGGGGCCCGTCGCCCTCGGCCACCGCAGGCTCGCGATCATCGACCTCCCCGGCGGGCGGCAGCCGATGAGCGTCCGGACACCCGAGGGAACCGTGGTGCTCGTCTACTCGGGGGAGGCCTACAACTTCACCGAACTGCGCCAAGAGCTGACCGGTCTGGGCCACCGCTTCACGACCGACTCGGACACCGAGGTGGTCCTGCACGCCTACCTCGAATGGGAGGAGGGGCTCGCCAGACGGCTCAACGGCATGTTCGCCTTCGCGGTGTGGGACGGCCGCCACAACCGGCTCGTGATGGTCCGCGACCGTATGGGGATCAAGCCGTTCTACTACTACCCGACCTCCGACGGCTTGCTGTTCGGCTCCGAGCCCAAAGCCATCCTCGCCAATCCGCTGGCCCCCGCCAGGATCCGCCTCGACGGCCTGCGGGAAGTGTTCGCGATGGTCAAGACGCCCGGACACGCCGTGTGGGACGGCATGCGCGAACTGGAGCCCGGCACCGTCGTCACCGTCGACCGGCAGGGGATGCGCCGACACGTCTACTGGCAACTTCAGACCCGTCCGCACACCGACGACCGAGCCACCACCATCGCCACCGTGCGCTCACTGCTCGACGACATCGTCCGCCGCCAGCTCGTCGCCGACGTCCCCCGCTGCATGCTGCTGTCGGGGGGCTTGGACTCCTCCGCGCTGACCGCCCTGGCAGCCCGCCAACTGGCCGAGCACGGCGAGAAGGTGCGCAGCTTCGCCGTGGACTTCGTGGGACACACCGACGACTTCATCGCCGACGAGCTGCGCGCCACACCCGACAGCCCGTTCGTGCACGACGTCGCCCACGCCTCCGGCACCGAGCACCAGGACATCCTTCTCGACGCGCAGTCCCTCGCCGACCTCGACGTACGGGCGGAGACGATCCGGGCACGCGACCTGCCCGTGGGCATCGGCGATTTGGACTCCTCGCTCTACCTGCTCCTCCGGGCGATCCGCGAGCACTCCACGGTCGCGCTGTCCGGCGAGTCGGCCGACGAGGTCTTCGGGGGCTACCTCCAGTTCTTCGACGAGGAGGCCCGGCGCGCCGACACCTTCCCATGGATGGCCCAGGCCCAGCGCTTCGGCAGCGATTCCGGAGTCCTGAGCCCCGCTCTCACCGAAGCCCTGGACCTGAAGACGTACGTCGCCGACAGCTACTGCGCCGCCGTATCGGACATCCGCCGCCTCGACGATGAGAGCGACTTCGAGTACCGGATGCGGAAGATCTGCCATCTGCACCTGACCCGGTTCGCACGGGTCCTGCTGGACCGCAAGGACCGCCTGAGCATGGCGGTCGGGCTGGAGGTGCGGGTGCCGTTCTGCGACCACCGGCTCGTCGAGTACGTGTACAACGCTCCCTGGTCGCTGAAGTCGTTCGACGGGCGGGAGAAGAGCCTGCTCAGGGAGGCGACCGCCGACCTGCTTCCGCGGTCCGTGTACGACAGGACCAAGAGCCCCTACCCGTCGACCCAGGACCCGAAGTACGCCGTCGCCATCCAGGAACACGTCAGGGACATCCTCGCCCGCCCGTCCCACCCGGTCTTCGACCTGCTCGACCGGGACCGCGTCCACCAAGCCGCCCACCGGGACGCCCCGCAGGTCACGCTGGCCTCGCGGCGCGGCCTCGAACGCACCGTGAACCTGGCACTGTGGCTGGACATGTACAAGCCGGAACTGACGTTGACCTGACGCCGGGCACGCCGCGGGCCGGTCCCGCCGGAGCCCGCCGCCGTGCCCCGCGTCGCACCGTGACGGACGACGCCGGTTCCGGAACCGTCCGTGCCGGCGTCCTGCCAGGCTCGGCGCCACCGCTGAACCGAGCGCACGCTCACCCGTAGATCCTTACCGTGACGGTCACACCCCGTCAGTCCCCAACGACATCACGCTTCCGAAGTCAGGAGCGGCGGGTGAGGTGGGTGAGGGTGACGCCGTTGGAGAAGGCAGTGCGCTCGGCGACATGGAAGACGGTGGGGTTGAAGGCGCCGTCGAAAGCCGGGATTCCGGCGCCGGCGACCACCGGGTAGTGCTTGACCACCAGTTCGTCGATCTCGGGCAGGAGGGCGCCCGCGAGCTTGCCGCCTCCGCAGAGCCAGATGTCCAGGCCGGTGCCCTCCTGCCGCTTGAGTTCGCGGACGAGGGCGAGTGGGTCGCCCGGGACGACGGTGACGGCGGGGTCGGTGTCCGGCTCGAGGGTGCTGGAGACCACGTATTGACGCAGGTGCGCGTACGGGCTGGTGATCCCCGCGTCGAGGGCGGGGCGGTAGGTGCCGAGGCCCATGACGACGGTGTCGAAGCGCCGGTTGGGCGCGTCGGTGAGGCCTACGGCGGCTCGGTGGGCGGTCGGAACGGTCTCGGGGTACAGCGAGTTGGTCCAGGAGAAGTAGGCGGCGGTCTGCTGTTCGTCGCCGGCGGGGAAGAAGTCGTACTCGCCGCCGGGGCCGGCGATGCGGCCATCGAGCGTGACACCGACGTAGTACACGAGCTTTCGCATCTCTGATGGCTCCATACGTAGTACTCTAGATGAAGTGGTTTGAACGTAGTACTACAGATGGAGTGATGTCAATGGTGAGGCGAAACGACCAGCGGCGCGCCGCCCTCGTCGACGCCGCGATCGAGGTGCTGGCCAGGGAAGGCGCACGTGGTCTGACGTTCCGGGCGGTGGACAGCGAGGCCGCCGTACCGGCCGGCACCGCGTCCAACTACTTCGTCAGCCGCGACGACCTGCTCACCCAGGCCGGCGCCCGTGTGTACGAGCGGCTCAAGCCCGACGACGCCACGATCGCCCGCCAGCAGGCGGCCGGCCGTGACCGGGAAACCTACGCGGAGCTGATGCGTGAACTCGTCGGCCGCATCGCCCGCTTCCGCACCGGCTACCTCGCGTTGCTCGAACTCCGCCTGGAGGCCACCCGCCGCCCCGAATTGCGCAAGGTCCTCACCGAGCGAGTCCGGGCCGACGTCGACGCCAACGTGGCCTACCACGAGGCCTCCGGCCTCCCCGGCGACGCCATGGCCGTCAAGCTGCTCATACTGGCTCTGAACTGGCTGATCGTCGAGCAGCTCACCCTGCCGGACGTCTTCACGGAAGCAGAGCGTGAACAACTGGTGACGGCCGCGGTCGAACGCATCGTAGCGGCGGAGTAGACGGCAGACGCACACGGATTCCCCAAGGAGCCCCGTGCGGCGAGGACTGCGAGCCCATCCGGCTGGTTGGGGGCCGGGTGACGGAAGTACGGGGTGACCGGCCGCACCGGCCCGATCCGGTGCTCGCGGCGCAGCTGCACCACCCGGGCCTCGGCGGCAGCAGGGGTCTGCCGGGGCGAGTGGCGCGCACGACGTGCCGCCGGGTCAGTGCGTGGTCGAACTGGTCGGGGGTGAAGTCCTGCATCCGTGAAGATCCGTGCCGGTCACAGGTCGAGGGGGAGAGCGGTGAGCTCGGCGCGGGAGGCGACGCCCAACTTGGCGTAGCAGTTTCTCAAGTGAAAGTCGACGGTGCGTGAACTGACGAACAGCTGCGCGGCAACGTCCCGGTTCGACAGGCCCTGCCGGACCAGGGCGGCGACCTGGCGCTCCTGCGGGGTCAGCTCGGTGGCGGTGGCGACGTCGCGGCGGCGGACGCTCTCGCCGGAGGCGCGCAGCTCTTGCGCGGCCCGCTGAGCCCACGAGGCAGCGCCGAGGCCCTCGAACAGCGCCAGCGCGGTGCGCAGATGCTCGCGGGCGTCGACCCTGCGGCGGGCGCGGCGCAGGTGTTCGCCGAAGGCCAGATGAGTGCGGGCCCGGTTGGGTAGCCGTCGCGAGCCGGCGTGCGCGGTCAGTGCCTGCTGGAAGTGGGCCTCGGCGTCGCTGTCGGCTGCGAGCAGCGCACGGCCGTGTTCGACGACCGCGGTCGCGGCCGGCAGCCCGGTGCCCGCGGCGAACTGCTCCAACTCGGCCAGCCAAGTGCGGGCGAGGCCTGGGCGGTTGCCGCGGATGGCGGCGTCGAACAGGTCGAGAGCAGCCAGACGGCGGCAGGCCGGCCCCTCGATTTGCTCGAGATGGTGCAGCGCCGATGCGGGCTGCGTGGCCGCGCGCAGCCCGCGGGTCCAGTGCGTCAGGTCGGCGACGAGGCCGTCGGTGATGCCGACCGGGTGCTTGTCCCTGATCTCGGTGACCTTGTCCAGGTGGCGGTCGGTGACGTCGTCTCCGCGTAGCGCCGCGACCAGGGCGAGTTGTGCGGTGGGCAGTGCGGTCAACCCAGGGTGGCCGGTGCCGACGGTCAGCGGCAGCGCCTCGGCGGCGGCACTGGCCGCCTTCGGCCAGGCGCCGGTAGCGATCTGGAAGTGGGCCCCGCGGGTAAGGGCGTGCTCGACCATGTTCAGCGCGCCGGCGCGGCGGGCGGCGGTCAGTTGCTGTTCATGCAGCCGCAGTCCGCGTTCGTCGTCGTCGATCAGCATCGCGGCGATGCCCAGGTTGGGCTGCAACAGGTGGTCCTCGACCGGGGCGTCGTCGGTGAGGACGAACGCGGACCGGAAGGATTCCGCGGCGGCAGTCCAGTCGCTGCGGGCGACGGCGCCGAAGCCGTGCAGGAGGGCCCAGGCGGCCCGCACCTGGGGCGGCGCGTCCGGCGCGGGCTCGGCCACCAGCGCGGTCGGGTCCACCGCGCGCGGGGACCGGGCGCCGAACGCCGCCAGCGACGCGGCGAGCATCGCCAGCTGCGCCACCAGTGCCGCGTCCCCGTCGGCGGCGACCTCGGTGGCCCGCAGGATGAGGTCGTAGCCGTCGTTCAGCGAGCGGGTGTTCCACTCGATCTGCCCCTGCAACGCGAGCAGTTGCGCAAGCGCCGGCGGATCGGTCACGTCTGCCGCGGCGGCCTGGGCGAGCGCCGAGGCGCGCGAAGGGTGCGCGCCCAGCCAGGCCGAGGACGCGGCACGGTACAGCCGCCGGCCGCGGGCCTCACCGCCGGCGGTGAGCTCGGCGGCGCGGGCCCACGCGGCGGCCGCCGCCTCGTGGCCACCGCGGGCCGCAGCGCGCTCGGCGACCCCGTCGAGGGCGGCGACGACGTCCTCGTCGGGCCGGTCGGCGGCGGCGGCCAGGTGCCAGGCCCGCCGCTCGGGGTCGCCGGTCAGCACGTCGGCGAGCGCACGGTGCGCGGCACGGCGTTGCGCACTGGTGGCAGCCCGGTAGACCGCCGAGCGCACCAGCGGGTGGTAGAGGGAGACGGCGTCGCCGTCGACGCGCAGCAACCCCGACAGCTCCACCGTGTCGAGGGCGGTATCAGCGGCGTCGAGGCGCTCGGCGGCGTCGCCGACCACAGTCAGGCGGGTGGTGTCGTCGGTCGCGGCGACCAGCAGGAACCGCTGCGCGGTCTCGTCGAGGCGGCGGTAGCGGTCGAGGAAGGCGCGCTCCACACCGCCGGTCAGCGGCAGCGGGGTGGGCAGCGGCGCCCGGCCGGCCAGTTGGTCCGCGGTGAGCACCCCGGCCAGCTCGACCAGCGCGAGCGGGTTGCCGCCGGTGCCCGCCACCAGTTGGTCGCGAGCCGCCGGATCGATGTCGGTCCCGGTGTGTTCGGACAGCAGCGCGTGGGCGTCGGCACCGGTCACGCCGTCGAGAACGATGGTGGGCAGGTCCCCGGCGTCGAACTCGCGGGCGTCGCCGTCGCGGGCGGCGAACAGCAGCGCCACGCGCTCCGCCTGCAGTCGGCGGGCGGCGAACAGCAGCGCCGCGGCCGACGCGTCGTCGAGCCAGTGCGCGTCGTCGACGACGACCAGCAGCGGCGCCTCTTCGGCAGCGTCGGCGAGCAGGCTCAGCGTGCCGAGGAACGCGCGGAAGCGGTCGCCCTCGCCCTCGGTCTCACCCATCGCCGCGCGCAGTGCCGCAGCCTGCGGCGCCGGCAGGGCATCGATGCGGGTGCGCAGTGGCCACAGCAGCCGTTGCAGTGCGGCGAAGGCCAGCGGCGATTCGGACTCCACGCCGGAGGTGCGCAGCACCCGCAGGTCCAACGTGGTTGCCAACACGTCGGCCAGCAGCGCCGACTTGCCGACCCCGGCGACGCCACGCACCACCAGCGCGCCGCCGCTGCCGGTGCGTGCGGCGTCGAGCAGGGCGGCGATCGCCGCGCGTTCAGGGTCCCGTCCGGCCAGCACGAGCCCAACGGTACCGAACGCGCCGGTGAAGACACCGGCGCAAGTGATCACCTGCGGCGAGCGTGGCAGCTGACCATCACCCCGATTCCGAGGAGGAGCCCCGTCGGCCCACCCCGCCGCCAACCGGCACCCCCTCGCACAGGCACCGGTCGCCCCATGGGCCGGCCGCGCACAACTCGGTCGCCCCATGCGCTGGCCGCGCACAACTCGGACGCCCTGGCGCCCGCACCCTGGTCCTCGGCGGCGCCTTGGCCGGCCGCAGGCGTGCTGCCGGCCGCCGGTGCCGCCGGCACCTCCGACGCCGGCGGCACTTCCGACGTCGGCGTCGGGCCACCGGGCTTCCTGCCCATCGGCGCAGGCATCGGGCCGATATCCGTCGCCATCGACGTCGCTGCGACGGGCGACGTGCCCGCCACGGGTCCCGGACCGTCCTCGAGGCTGACGATCACCTGCCACGAGATCGGCGCCGCGCTCGGTGTCGCCGGGCTCACCGCGACAGCCGGCGACCTCGCCACGCAAGCCGGGCTGATCGTCGCCTACAACCGGGCTTTCGCCGTCACCGTCGGCGTCCTTGCCACCCTGCTCGTCCTCACCGCGCTCGCCGTCCCCCGTGGCAAGCCCTGCGCCACGGTCAGCAGCGACGGAGCGCACCGTCCCCGACCGGGCCGACCCTGGCGGAAAACCCGGCGATTTCCCCGGTGAGACGCACCCACCCTCGGGCCGACGCTTACACCTGACCGGCACCACCACCAGCACCTCGGGGAATTGCCCTTGCAGTCCAGCACCTACATCGCCTCGACCACCTTCGAGGCCGAGGACACGACCCGCGCGCACTGCCGACGCGCGGTCACCGAACAGCTCGCCGCCATCGACAGCGTCGGCACCGTCACCATCGGCCTGGCCCCCGGGACGCTCACCGTCATCGCCTCTCGCCCCCTGGACCGCGCCGACATCGCCGCCGCCGTCGACGAGGCGGGCCACGCCCTCGTCCCATGACTCCGCCCATTCCGCACGCCACCCGGAGGCCTGCCGTGCCCAGCACACTGCCCGCTCTCAGCGCCACCCCCGCCCACACCGAAGACCTGGGGCGCCGCACGTCGCTGCGTCTGCCCGCCACGCTGCTGCTCGTGGGACAACTCCTGTACATCGCGGTCACCCAGTTCCACACCGATGGGGACGCGAACAACCACCCCGCCGTGTTCACCGAGTACGCCGACAGCGGGATCTGGACGGCCGTCCACCTCGGCCAGTTCGCGGGCATGGCGGTGCTCCTCGCGGGACTGGTCGCCCTGTTCTTCGCCCTGGACGTCCAGGCTGGAACAGCCAGATGGGCGGGGCGATTCGGTGCCGCTTCGGCGGTGGCGACACTGGCGCTCTACGGCGTCCTCCAGGCCGTGGACGGGGTCGCCCTCAAACAGGCCGTGAACGCGTGGGCGAGCGCCCCGTACGCCGAGAAGCCGGCGCGCTTCGCGGGCGCCGAGGCGATCCGCTGGCTCGAATGGGGGGTGAGGAGCTACCAGAACTTCGCCCTGGGCCTCGCACTGCTCCTGTTCGCGGCCGCGGTCATGCGGACGGCTTGGGTCCCGCGGCCCATCGGCCACCTGATGGGGCTTTCCGGCCTCACCTATCTGGTGCAGGGCTGGGTGGTCGGCTCCGCGGGCTTCTCGCGAACGGAGACGATCGCCATCGTTCTGGCCTTCGTCCTGGACGTGGCGTGGATGATCTGGCTGGCCGTGGTCGCCTGGCGGACGCGGGATGCGCAGTCCCCGCCGCCCACCCGATGAACGCGTGGGCCGCACGGCGCCGGTCACCTGCGACACCGCCGGCGAGCGCGCCGAAGCGAAGGCGGAGATTGCTTCATCGCAGCACGCCGTGCACCCCGGTGAGACACACCCGCTCCCGGGCCGACTCTTCCACCTGACCGCACCACCACCAACAACTCGAGGAGTTCCCCTTGCTCTCCGGTACCCCCCGCACCTTCATCGGCTCGACCACCTTCGAGGTCAGCGGCATGACCTGCGCGCATTGCGCGCGCTCCGTCACCGAGGAGATCTCCAGCGTCGCCGGCGTCGAGTCCGTCACCGTCGACCTGGCCACCCGCAGCGTCACCGTCACCGCCTCCCAGCCGGTCGACCGCGCCGACATCGCCGCCGCGGTCGACGAGGCCGGCTACGCCCTCGTCCCGTGACCCGCTCCCATCCCTGGAGACACACCGTGCACACCGAAGCCACCACCCCGAGCGCGGCCCCCGCGCCCACCGACGCCGTGACGCACAACGGCCATCGCCTGAGCGCCAAGAAGTTCGCCCTGCACTTCGCCGAGATGACCGTGGCGATGGCCGTCGGCATGGTCGTCCTGCACCCGGTTTGGATGTTCGTCCTCGACGCTCTCGGCGCCGTCGCACTGATGCAGAACCCGTACACGGGCGCGCTGATCATGGCGACGAACATGACCGTGGCCATGTCCGCGTGGATGAGGTTCCGTGGCCACCGCCGGCGGCCCATCGCCGAAATGGGCGCGGCCATGTACGTGCCCTTCCTGGTGCTGTTCGTGCCGTTGGCGCTCGAACTCATCGACACCAGCGACCTGATGCTGTGGGGCCACCTGCTCATGCTCCCGGCCATGGCCGTGGCCATGCTGCTGCGCCCGCACGAGTACGCCCACTGCTGAGGTCCCGCGCCGGCCCGGCGACGTCGTAGACACCTGCGGCGTCGCATGAACCCGACCGCGGCGGTCGGAGCCGTCCGCCCCGTCCGCCGCCGCACCCCACGAAAGGAAGACCCATGATGTCCGAGGTCACGATCCGCCGGGCCACGACGGATGACGCCGTCGACGTAGCTGCGATGGTCCGCGAGATAGCCGCCCACGAGGACCAGGCGGCGCACGTGCACGTCACGGATGATCAGTGGCGCGCCCTGCTCGCACGCCCCGAGGTGATCGTCCTTCTGGCCGAGCGCGGCGGCCGGGCGGTCGGCTACGTCTCCTCCGTCCGCCAACTGCACCTGTGGACCGGCGGCGACGTGCTCAACCTCGACGACCTCTACGTCCGCCCCGGGAACCGCGGCGCCGGTACCGGTCGCCGTCTCATGGCCGCCCTCGCCGCGTCGGCCGCGCCAGGGCGACTGCTCATCCGCTGGGGCATGGAGGTTGACAACGCCGACGCGCAGCGCTTCTACCAACGCCTCGGCGCCACACTCCGGCCCAAGATCCTCGCCTCCTGGCCCCCAAGCGCGTACGCCGACTCGGCCGCCGGCCGGTGACCCGGCCACGAACCCGGCGAAATCGCCGGTCCGAAGCCGGGCCGCACCCGGGAACGATCAGCCGAAGCCCCCTGCCCCGCCCGACCAGGAGACCGCAATGACCATCAACGCGCCGACCGCCACCGCGGCGCCCCAGGCGACCGCCGGATGCACCCTCGACATCGGCGGCATGACGTGCGCCTCGTGTGTGAGCCGGGTGGAGAGGGCGCTTCGCCGTGTCGACGGGGTGGCGGCCGCGGAGGTCAACCTGGCCACCGAGGTCGCCACCGTCCACTTCGACCCGGCACAGGCGGGGCTGCAGGAGCTGACCGCGGCGATCACCCGGGCCGGCTACACCGCGACCCCGCGCCGCGCCACCCGGCCCGCCGCCGCGAACGCCGCGAACGATGGGAACGTCGCGAACCCCGCGACGAGCGAAGAACGGGACGGCGAGGCACACCTGACGTCACTCAAGCGCACGTGGCAGATCACCCTTGCCACCGGCCTCGGGCTGATGGTGCTGATGTACGTGCCGCTCTACCTCGACGCGATGGACTGGCTGATGCCGGCCATCCTCGTGGTCGCCACGGTTGTGCAGTTCTGGGCCGGGTGGGACATCTACCGTGCCGCCTGGGCAGCCGCGCGGCACCGCAGCACGAACATGAACACCCTCGTGGCGCTGGGCACCGGGGTCGCCTACGCCTACAGCACGTTCGTCACCCTCTGGCCCGCGGCCGCCGAGCGGTGGGGCCTGCCGCTGCACGTGTACTTCGAGACCTCGCTGGTCGTCCTCGCCCTCGTCCTGGCCGGCCGGTGGATGGAGGCGAAGGCGAAGAAGCAGGCCACCGCGGCGATCACCGCCCTGGTCGGGCTGGCGCCGAAGACCGCCCGTGTGCTGCGCGACGGCACCGCGGTCGACATCCCGGTCGAACAGGTCGTCGTCGGCGACCTGGTGCGGGTCCGGCCCGGCGAGAAGATACCGGTCGACGGCGTCGTCACCGACGGCGCCACCGCGGTGGACGAGAGCATGCTGACCGGCGAGAGCCTGCCGGCGGACAAAGCCGTCGGCGACCAGGTCATCGGCGCCACGATCAACCGCACCGGCACGGTGGTGCTGCGGGTGACCGCGGTCGGCCCGGACACCGCGCTGGCGCAGATCGTCCGGCTCGTCGAAGAGGCGCAGGGCGCGAAGGTGCCGCTGCAGAGCCTCGCCGACCGGGTCTCGGCCTGGTTCGTGCCGATCGTGCTCGGCCTGGCCGCGGCCACCTTCGTCGCGTGGGCGCTGCTCGGCCCGGACACCGGAGGGCTGACGACGGCGATCAGCACCACGATCGCGGTGCTGATCATCGCCTGCCCCTGCGCGCTCGGTCTGGCCACGCCCACGGCGGTGATGGTCGGCACCGGCCGCGCCGCGGAGCTGGGCATCCTCATCGGCAACGGTGACGCCCTGGAGACCGCACGACGCGTCACCGCCGTGGTGCTCGACAAGACCGGCACGATCACTCGGGGCAAGCCCTCCCTGACCGGGATCACCACCACCGACGGCTGGACCGAGAACGACGTTCTGGCTCTGGTGGCGGCCGCCGAGACCGGCAGCGAGCACCCGGTCGGCGAGGCGATCGTCGTCGCCGCCACCG
It contains:
- a CDS encoding DUF2877 domain-containing protein, producing MLSFACSRTAARRHGGTAARRRAARALLGLGPGATPSGDDFLCGLLLAAQVQRRPPDWLAALAHIAAEADRLTPPVSAALLR
- the asnB gene encoding asparagine synthase (glutamine-hydrolyzing) gives rise to the protein MCGITGWVSFDRDLRSESATLDAMTETMSCRGPDDCGTWAEGPVALGHRRLAIIDLPGGRQPMSVRTPEGTVVLVYSGEAYNFTELRQELTGLGHRFTTDSDTEVVLHAYLEWEEGLARRLNGMFAFAVWDGRHNRLVMVRDRMGIKPFYYYPTSDGLLFGSEPKAILANPLAPARIRLDGLREVFAMVKTPGHAVWDGMRELEPGTVVTVDRQGMRRHVYWQLQTRPHTDDRATTIATVRSLLDDIVRRQLVADVPRCMLLSGGLDSSALTALAARQLAEHGEKVRSFAVDFVGHTDDFIADELRATPDSPFVHDVAHASGTEHQDILLDAQSLADLDVRAETIRARDLPVGIGDLDSSLYLLLRAIREHSTVALSGESADEVFGGYLQFFDEEARRADTFPWMAQAQRFGSDSGVLSPALTEALDLKTYVADSYCAAVSDIRRLDDESDFEYRMRKICHLHLTRFARVLLDRKDRLSMAVGLEVRVPFCDHRLVEYVYNAPWSLKSFDGREKSLLREATADLLPRSVYDRTKSPYPSTQDPKYAVAIQEHVRDILARPSHPVFDLLDRDRVHQAAHRDAPQVTLASRRGLERTVNLALWLDMYKPELTLT
- a CDS encoding dihydrofolate reductase family protein, with the translated sequence MRKLVYYVGVTLDGRIAGPGGEYDFFPAGDEQQTAAYFSWTNSLYPETVPTAHRAAVGLTDAPNRRFDTVVMGLGTYRPALDAGITSPYAHLRQYVVSSTLEPDTDPAVTVVPGDPLALVRELKRQEGTGLDIWLCGGGKLAGALLPEIDELVVKHYPVVAGAGIPAFDGAFNPTVFHVAERTAFSNGVTLTHLTRRS
- a CDS encoding TetR/AcrR family transcriptional regulator, with the protein product MVRRNDQRRAALVDAAIEVLAREGARGLTFRAVDSEAAVPAGTASNYFVSRDDLLTQAGARVYERLKPDDATIARQQAAGRDRETYAELMRELVGRIARFRTGYLALLELRLEATRRPELRKVLTERVRADVDANVAYHEASGLPGDAMAVKLLILALNWLIVEQLTLPDVFTEAEREQLVTAAVERIVAAE
- a CDS encoding LuxR family transcriptional regulator, which translates into the protein MLAGRDPERAAIAALLDAARTGSGGALVVRGVAGVGKSALLADVLATTLDLRVLRTSGVESESPLAFAALQRLLWPLRTRIDALPAPQAAALRAAMGETEGEGDRFRAFLGTLSLLADAAEEAPLLVVVDDAHWLDDASAAALLFAARRLQAERVALLFAARDGDAREFDAGDLPTIVLDGVTGADAHALLSEHTGTDIDPAARDQLVAGTGGNPLALVELAGVLTADQLAGRAPLPTPLPLTGGVERAFLDRYRRLDETAQRFLLVAATDDTTRLTVVGDAAERLDAADTALDTVELSGLLRVDGDAVSLYHPLVRSAVYRAATSAQRRAAHRALADVLTGDPERRAWHLAAAADRPDEDVVAALDGVAERAAARGGHEAAAAAWARAAELTAGGEARGRRLYRAASSAWLGAHPSRASALAQAAAADVTDPPALAQLLALQGQIEWNTRSLNDGYDLILRATEVAADGDAALVAQLAMLAASLAAFGARSPRAVDPTALVAEPAPDAPPQVRAAWALLHGFGAVARSDWTAAAESFRSAFVLTDDAPVEDHLLQPNLGIAAMLIDDDERGLRLHEQQLTAARRAGALNMVEHALTRGAHFQIATGAWPKAASAAAEALPLTVGTGHPGLTALPTAQLALVAALRGDDVTDRHLDKVTEIRDKHPVGITDGLVADLTHWTRGLRAATQPASALHHLEQIEGPACRRLAALDLFDAAIRGNRPGLARTWLAELEQFAAGTGLPAATAVVEHGRALLAADSDAEAHFQQALTAHAGSRRLPNRARTHLAFGEHLRRARRRVDAREHLRTALALFEGLGAASWAQRAAQELRASGESVRRRDVATATELTPQERQVAALVRQGLSNRDVAAQLFVSSRTVDFHLRNCYAKLGVASRAELTALPLDL
- a CDS encoding heavy-metal-associated domain-containing protein, which encodes MQSSTYIASTTFEAEDTTRAHCRRAVTEQLAAIDSVGTVTIGLAPGTLTVIASRPLDRADIAAAVDEAGHALVP
- a CDS encoding DUF4386 family protein, whose protein sequence is MPSTLPALSATPAHTEDLGRRTSLRLPATLLLVGQLLYIAVTQFHTDGDANNHPAVFTEYADSGIWTAVHLGQFAGMAVLLAGLVALFFALDVQAGTARWAGRFGAASAVATLALYGVLQAVDGVALKQAVNAWASAPYAEKPARFAGAEAIRWLEWGVRSYQNFALGLALLLFAAAVMRTAWVPRPIGHLMGLSGLTYLVQGWVVGSAGFSRTETIAIVLAFVLDVAWMIWLAVVAWRTRDAQSPPPTR
- a CDS encoding heavy-metal-associated domain-containing protein — protein: MLSGTPRTFIGSTTFEVSGMTCAHCARSVTEEISSVAGVESVTVDLATRSVTVTASQPVDRADIAAAVDEAGYALVP
- a CDS encoding GNAT family N-acetyltransferase; the protein is MMSEVTIRRATTDDAVDVAAMVREIAAHEDQAAHVHVTDDQWRALLARPEVIVLLAERGGRAVGYVSSVRQLHLWTGGDVLNLDDLYVRPGNRGAGTGRRLMAALAASAAPGRLLIRWGMEVDNADAQRFYQRLGATLRPKILASWPPSAYADSAAGR